A single region of the Chelonia mydas isolate rCheMyd1 chromosome 4, rCheMyd1.pri.v2, whole genome shotgun sequence genome encodes:
- the LOC119566180 gene encoding vegetative cell wall protein gp1-like — translation MSDDGITGAGSAYRGNVSTRCKPGAALRVLESRLCPPSRSGGVAGRLDPTPCAGRSAPFHARSAPGPYCLYPPPSTPDPPPSAPDLPPGPYCLYPPPSAPDLPRAVLPVSAPFRARSAPGPYCLYPPPSAPDLPPGPYCLYPPPSAPDLPPGRTACIRPLPRQICPPGRAACIRPLPRQICPPGRAACIRPLPRQICPPGRAACIRPPSAPDLPPGPCCLYPPPSAPDLPPRAVLPVSAPFRARSAPRAVLPVSAPFRARSAPRAVLPVSAPFRARSAPRAVLPVSAPFPRQICPPGRAACIRPLPRQICPRAVLPVSAPFRARSAPRAVLPVSAPFRARSAPRAVLPVSAPFRARSAPRAVLPVSAPFRARSAPRAVLPVSAPFRARSAPRAVLPVSAPFRARSAPRAVLPVSAPFRARSAPRAVLPVSAPFRARSAPRAVLPVSAPFRARSAPRAVLPVSAPFRARSAPRAVLPVSAPFRARSAPRAVLPVSAPFRARSAPRAVLPVSAPFRARSAPRAVLPVSAPFRARSAPRAVLPVSAPFRARSAPRAVLPVSAPFRARSAPRAVLPVSAPFRARSAPRAVLPARAYLGIAPPRTGCRLG, via the exons ATGTCGGACGATGGCATCACGGGGGCGGGTTCTGCGTATCGTGGCAACGTAAGCACCCGGTGCAAACCCGGCGCGGCTCTCAGGGTGCTGGAGAGCCGGCTCTGCCCCCCATCGCGGAGCGGGGGGGTAGCAGGCCGGCTGGATCCAACGCCGTGTGCTGGAAG ATCTGCCCCCTTCCACGCCAGATCTGCCCCCGGGCCGTACTGCCTGTATCCGCCCCCTTCCACGCCAGATCCGCCCCCTTCCGCGCCAGATCTGCCCCCCGGGCCGTACTGCCTGTATCCGCCCCCTTCCGCGCCAGATCTGCCCCGGGCCGTACTGCCTGTATCCGCCCCCTTCCGCGCCAGATCTGCCCCCGGGCCGTACTGCCTGTATCCGCCCCCTTCCGCGCCAGATCTGCCCCCCGGGCCGTACTGCCTGTATCCGCCCCCTTCCGCGCCAGATCTGCCCCCGGGCCGTACTGCCTGTATCCGTCCCCTTCCGCGCCAGATCTGCCCCCCGGGCCGTGCTGCCTGTATCCGCCCCCTTCCGCGCCAGATCTGCCCCCCGGGCCGTGCTGCCTGTATCCGCCCCCTTCCGCGCCAGATCTGCCCCCCGGGCCGTGCTGCCTGTATCCGCCCCCCTTCCGCGCCAGATCTGCCCCCCGGCCCGTGCTGCCTGTATCCGCCCCCTTCCGCGCCAGATCTGCCCCCCCGGGCCGTGCTGCCTGTATCCGCCCCCTTCCGCGCCAGATCTGCCCCCCGGGCCGTGCTGCCTGTATCCGCCCCCTTCCGCGCCAGATCTGCCCCCCGGGCCGTGCTGCCTGTATCCGCCCCCTTCCGCGCCAGATCTGCCCCCCGGGCCGTGCTGCCTGTATCCGCCCCCTTTCCGCGCCAGATCTGCCCCCCGGGCCGTGCTGCCTGTATCCGCCCCCTTCCGCGCCAGATCTGCCCCCGGGCCGTGCTGCCTGTATCCGCCCCCTTCCGCGCCAGATCTGCCCCCCGGGCCGTGCTGCCTGTATCCGCCCCCTTCCGCGCCAGATCTGCCCCCCGGGCCGTGCTGCCTGTATCCGCCCCCTTCCGCGCCAGATCTGCCCCCCGGGCCGTGCTGCCTGTATCCGCCCCCTTCCGCGCCAGATCTGCCCCCCGGGCCGTGCTGCCTGTATCCGCCCCCTTCCGCGCCAGATCTGCCCCCCGGGCCGTGCTGCCTGTATCCGCCCCCTTCCGCGCCAGATCTGCCCCCCGGGCCGTGCTGCCTGTATCCGCCCCCTTCCGCGCCAGATCTGCCCCCCGGGCCGTGCTGCCTGTATCCGCCCCCTTCCGCGCCAGATCTGCCCCCCGGGCCGTGCTGCCTGTATCCGCCCCCTTCCGCGCCAGATCTGCCCCCCGGGCCGTGCTGCCTGTATCCGCCCCCTTCCGCGCCAGATCTGCCCCCCGGGCCGTGCTGCCTGTATCCGCCCCCTTCCGCGCCAGATCTGCCCCCCGGGCCGTGCTGCCTGTATCCGCCCCCTTCCGCGCCAGATCTGCCCCCCGGGCCGTGCTGCCTGTATCCGCCCCCTTCCGCGCCAGATCTGCCCCCCGGGCCGTGCTGCCTGTATCCGCCCCCTTCCGCGCCAGATCTGCCCCCCGGGCCGTGCTGCCTGTATCCGCCCCCTTCCGCGCCAGATCTGCCCCCCGGGCCGTGCTGCCTGTATCCGCCCCCTTCCGCGCCAGATCTGCCCCCCGGGCCGTGCTGCCTGTATCCGCCCCCTTCCGCGCCAGATCTGCCCCCCGGGCCGTGCTGCCT GCCCGGGCGTATCTGGGCATCGCTCCTCCCAGAACCGGGTGTCGGCTGGGCTAA